A genomic window from Elaeis guineensis isolate ETL-2024a chromosome 3, EG11, whole genome shotgun sequence includes:
- the LOC105037838 gene encoding 14-3-3-like protein 16R isoform X1 has protein sequence MAGAREKNVYMAKLAEKAKRYEEMVEFMEKVAAAAAEGEELTVEERNLLSVAYRKVINDRRNSWRIVSSTEQEESHGNEDYAADIRDYRANIEADLTSRCPGILRLLDTSLIPSASTADSKAFYLKMKGDFHRYLAEFKTGSEREEAAESALAAYNSAQDIATAELAWTHPIRLDLSLRFSVFYHEILDSPDQARTLARQELNGANAERRKQRRLMKRIRDNLSSWTSWTSDAESDGSDDSDDDI, from the exons ATGGCGGGAGCGAGGGAGAAGAACGTGTACATGGCGAAGCTCGCCGAGAAGGCGAAGCGGTACGAGGAGATGGTGGAGTTCATGGAGaaggtggcggcggcggcggcggagggggAGGAGCTTACCGTGGAGGAGCGCAACCTCCTCTCGGTGGCCTACAGGAAGGTCATCAACGACCGCCGGAACTCGTGGCGGATTGTGTCGTCGACCGAGCAGGAGGAGAGCCACGGCAACGAAGACTACGCCGCGGACATCCGCGACTACCGTGCCAACATCGAGGCCGACCTCACTAGCAGATGCCCCGGGATTCTCAGGCTGCTGGACACAAGCCTCATTCCCTCCGCTTCCACCGCCGACTCCAAGGCATTTTACCTCAAGATGAAGGGCGACTTCCACCGCTATCTCGCCGAGTTCAAGACCGGCTCCGAAAGGGAGGAAGCTGCGGAGAGTGCTCTCGCCGCCTACAACTCTGCACAG GATATTGCGACGGCGGAGCTGGCATGGACGCACCCGATCCGGTTGGATTTGTCCCTTCGCTTCTCGGTGTTTTACCACGAGATCTTGGACTCCCCGGACCAGGCACGCACTCTCGCGAGACAG GAATTAAATGGAGCAAATGCAGAGCGTAGGAAACAGCGCAGGCTCATGAAGCGCATCCGAGATAATCTTTCGTCGTGGACTTCATGGACTTCAGACGCGGAG TCTGACGGGTCAGATGACTCAGATGATGATATCTAG
- the LOC105037838 gene encoding 14-3-3-like protein 16R isoform X2, whose translation MAGAREKNVYMAKLAEKAKRYEEMVEFMEKVAAAAAEGEELTVEERNLLSVAYRKVINDRRNSWRIVSSTEQEESHGNEDYAADIRDYRANIEADLTSRCPGILRLLDTSLIPSASTADSKAFYLKMKGDFHRYLAEFKTGSEREEAAESALAAYNSAQDIATAELAWTHPIRLDLSLRFSVFYHEILDSPDQARTLARQELNGANAERRKQRRLMKRIRDNLSSWTSWTSDAEVFESSK comes from the exons ATGGCGGGAGCGAGGGAGAAGAACGTGTACATGGCGAAGCTCGCCGAGAAGGCGAAGCGGTACGAGGAGATGGTGGAGTTCATGGAGaaggtggcggcggcggcggcggagggggAGGAGCTTACCGTGGAGGAGCGCAACCTCCTCTCGGTGGCCTACAGGAAGGTCATCAACGACCGCCGGAACTCGTGGCGGATTGTGTCGTCGACCGAGCAGGAGGAGAGCCACGGCAACGAAGACTACGCCGCGGACATCCGCGACTACCGTGCCAACATCGAGGCCGACCTCACTAGCAGATGCCCCGGGATTCTCAGGCTGCTGGACACAAGCCTCATTCCCTCCGCTTCCACCGCCGACTCCAAGGCATTTTACCTCAAGATGAAGGGCGACTTCCACCGCTATCTCGCCGAGTTCAAGACCGGCTCCGAAAGGGAGGAAGCTGCGGAGAGTGCTCTCGCCGCCTACAACTCTGCACAG GATATTGCGACGGCGGAGCTGGCATGGACGCACCCGATCCGGTTGGATTTGTCCCTTCGCTTCTCGGTGTTTTACCACGAGATCTTGGACTCCCCGGACCAGGCACGCACTCTCGCGAGACAG GAATTAAATGGAGCAAATGCAGAGCGTAGGAAACAGCGCAGGCTCATGAAGCGCATCCGAGATAATCTTTCGTCGTGGACTTCATGGACTTCAGACGCGGAGGTCTTTGAAAGTTCAAAATAA